CGGTTTTTAATGCACGCCCGGCTGCTGCTACACTCACTTTCTCCAAAGGACCGTGAGTTTCTTCCAATTTCGTCTTAATTTCCTGTATAAGCTCCGCTACATACAGGACGTTATGTATTTGGCCATCAACCATTGCACGTTCTTTATGTTCTTTTACTAAAATATCGGCGACATGGTATGTATCTGTATGCTGCTCTAAAATAATACCGACAACGGAGCGTGTTCCGATATCAAGTGCGAACAATTTGTTTGCCATATGAAAACGCTTCCTTTCTATTATTATCACAATATACTTTAACGAGTTGAAGCGCTAAATTAAAAATGCGTGACAATCTACAATAGTTTGATTATAATAAGATTATTACTTAAAAATGTATCATACTTTTTATTTATCTGAAAGTGCCGGATACGCAAAGAAGAGGGGTAGAGGAATATGCATCAACAAGATTTAGAAAGCTTACGTAGCCAGATTGACAGCTTGAACTTAGAAATTTTACGTTTAATTAATGAACGTGCATCAGTAGTAGAAGAAATTGGTAAGATTAAAGAGAAGCAAGGTGTCAATCGCTATGATCCGTTACGCGAGCGTCATATGCTTGACTTAATTAAAGAAAACAATAACGGCCCGTTAAATCAAATGACGGTTGATTATATTTTTAAACAAATCTTCAAAACAGCGCTTAAACAATTAGAAGCAGAAAAGAAAAAAGAATTACTCGTTTCACGTAAAGAAAAGTCAGAAGATACTGTCATTAATGTTAATGGTGAATTAATCGGTACAGGTGCTCCTTCTTTCGTATTTGGACCATGTGCGGTTGAGTCGTATGAACAAGTTGCTGCAGTAGCTGCAACAATTCAGGAAAAAGGATTAAAATTAATCCGCGGTGGTGCATACAAACCACGTACATCTCCGTATGATTTCCAAGGCCTAGGTTTGGACGGCCTTAAGATTTTAAAAGATGTTTCTAAAGAATACGGTTTAGGTGTTATTACAGAAATCGTAACACCTGCTGATTTAGACCATGCATTAGATTACATCGATGTAATTCAAATCGGAGCTCGTAATATGCAAAACTTCGAATTATTAAAAGCAGCTGGATCAACGAATAAGCCTGTCTTATTAAAACGCGGTTTAGCAGCGACAATTGATGAGTTCATCCATGCAGCAGAGTACATCATGTCAAAAGGTAATGAAAACATTATTTTATGTGAACGCGGTATTCGCACATACGAAAAAGCAACTCGTAACACATTAGATATTTCGGCAGTTCCGATTTTAAAACAAGAAACACATTTACCGGTTATGGTAGACGTGACGCACTCTACAGGCCGTCGTGATTTATTATTGCCATGTTCAAAAGCTGCAATCGCTATTGGAGCTGACGGTGTAATGGCAGAAGTGCATCCAGATCCATCAATCGCATTATCGGATCAGCAACAGCAAATGGATATCCCGACATTCAATGCTTACTACGATGAACTTTTAAAATTCATGAAACAATACGAAGTGTCAAAATAAACATTAATAAGCCCATGTTGAGTCAATTCAACATGGGCCTTTATGTATTTCTGCATGTTTTAATTTGACGAATAGTAGTGTAATAAATTACAATTTTTTCTAAATACCTTATATAAGGGGGAATGACATAGTGCAAAAAATTGCGTTAATCACGGGGGCTGCACAAGGAATCGGCTTTGAAATTGCTAAAGAGCTTTCAAACAA
This window of the Solibacillus isronensis genome carries:
- a CDS encoding bifunctional 3-deoxy-7-phosphoheptulonate synthase/chorismate mutase; the encoded protein is MHQQDLESLRSQIDSLNLEILRLINERASVVEEIGKIKEKQGVNRYDPLRERHMLDLIKENNNGPLNQMTVDYIFKQIFKTALKQLEAEKKKELLVSRKEKSEDTVINVNGELIGTGAPSFVFGPCAVESYEQVAAVAATIQEKGLKLIRGGAYKPRTSPYDFQGLGLDGLKILKDVSKEYGLGVITEIVTPADLDHALDYIDVIQIGARNMQNFELLKAAGSTNKPVLLKRGLAATIDEFIHAAEYIMSKGNENIILCERGIRTYEKATRNTLDISAVPILKQETHLPVMVDVTHSTGRRDLLLPCSKAAIAIGADGVMAEVHPDPSIALSDQQQQMDIPTFNAYYDELLKFMKQYEVSK